One Pseudomonas sp. HOU2 genomic window carries:
- a CDS encoding nuclear transport factor 2 family protein, giving the protein MSELNLQPNAAESLKCWHEMIRTGNLKALPELLDPNAVFRSPMAHSPYPGAPVVTMILNTVFDVFEDFKYHRELVTADGLNVVLEFSARVGTKELKGIDMIRFDESGKIVEFEVMVRPLSGLQALGEEMGRRLGAYLANAKPAAAPTGFGA; this is encoded by the coding sequence ATGTCCGAACTGAACCTGCAACCCAACGCCGCCGAATCCCTGAAATGCTGGCACGAGATGATCCGCACCGGCAATCTCAAGGCCTTGCCCGAATTGCTCGACCCGAACGCGGTATTCCGCTCGCCCATGGCCCACTCGCCCTACCCCGGCGCGCCAGTGGTGACGATGATCCTCAACACCGTGTTCGACGTGTTTGAAGATTTCAAATACCACCGCGAACTGGTGACTGCCGATGGCTTGAATGTGGTGCTGGAGTTCAGTGCCAGGGTGGGGACGAAAGAGTTGAAAGGCATCGACATGATTCGCTTTGATGAGAGCGGGAAAATTGTCGAGTTCGAGGTGATGGTGCGGCCATTGAGCGGGTTGCAGGCACTTGGAGAAGAGATGGGGCGGCGGCTTGGCGCCTACCTGGCAAACGCTAAACCTGCGGCAGCTCCTACAGGATTTGGGGCATGA
- the mqo gene encoding malate dehydrogenase (quinone): MFKKVNTALLGLALAMGMSSANAAEAKKVDVLLIGGGIMSTTLGVWINELEPSWSMEMVERLDGVALESSNGWNNAGTGHSALAELNYTPEDDKGNVTIPKAVEINEAFQVSRQFWAWQVQQGVLKNPRSFINTTPHMSFVWGDDNIKFLKKRYEALQASPLFAGMQYSEDPAVIKKWVPLMMEGRDPNQKIAATWSPLGTDMNFGEITRQFAGYLQTKPNFDLKLSSEVEDITKNADGTWRVSYKNLKDGTKTETDAKFVFIGAGGGALHLLQKSGIPEAKEYAGFPVGGSFLVTDNPAIAEQHLAKAYGKASVGAPPMSVPHLDTRVLDGKRVILFGPFATFSTKFLKEGSYLDLLTSTTTHNIWPMTKVGIKEYPLVEYLAGQLMLSDEDRLNALKEYFPNAKAEDWRLWQAGQRVQIIKRDEAAGGVLKLGTEIVAAQDGSIAGLLGASPGASTAAPIMLSVLQKVFKDKVATPEWQAKLHQIVPSYGTQLNNDPAKVAQEWAYTAKILELPTPPVIGQAAAPAAPAAEKAEAPKENAARDMAL, from the coding sequence ATGTTTAAGAAAGTGAACACAGCCTTGCTCGGGCTGGCTTTGGCGATGGGGATGTCGTCCGCCAATGCTGCAGAAGCAAAGAAAGTCGACGTTCTGCTGATCGGCGGCGGCATCATGAGCACCACCCTGGGTGTGTGGATCAATGAGCTGGAACCGAGCTGGTCGATGGAAATGGTCGAACGTCTCGATGGCGTCGCCCTGGAAAGCTCCAACGGCTGGAACAACGCCGGTACCGGTCACTCCGCCCTGGCTGAGCTGAACTACACCCCGGAAGACGACAAAGGCAACGTGACGATCCCGAAAGCCGTCGAGATCAACGAAGCGTTCCAGGTGTCCCGTCAATTCTGGGCCTGGCAGGTTCAGCAAGGCGTTCTGAAGAACCCTCGCTCGTTCATCAACACCACGCCGCACATGAGCTTCGTGTGGGGTGATGACAACATCAAGTTCCTGAAAAAGCGCTACGAAGCCCTGCAAGCGAGCCCGCTGTTCGCCGGCATGCAGTACTCCGAAGACCCGGCTGTGATCAAGAAGTGGGTCCCGCTGATGATGGAAGGGCGTGACCCGAACCAGAAAATCGCGGCCACCTGGAGCCCGTTGGGTACCGACATGAACTTCGGCGAAATCACCCGCCAGTTCGCCGGTTACCTGCAGACCAAGCCTAACTTCGACCTGAAGCTGTCGAGTGAAGTCGAAGACATCACCAAGAATGCCGACGGCACCTGGCGCGTCAGCTACAAAAACCTGAAAGACGGCACCAAGACCGAAACCGACGCCAAGTTCGTGTTCATCGGCGCGGGCGGCGGCGCTCTGCACCTGCTGCAGAAGTCGGGCATTCCTGAAGCCAAGGAATACGCGGGCTTCCCGGTCGGCGGCTCGTTCCTGGTGACCGATAACCCGGCCATCGCCGAGCAACACCTGGCCAAGGCCTACGGTAAGGCTTCGGTTGGCGCACCACCGATGTCGGTTCCGCACCTGGACACCCGTGTTCTGGACGGCAAGCGTGTCATCCTGTTTGGCCCATTCGCGACCTTCAGCACCAAGTTCCTCAAAGAAGGCTCGTACCTGGACCTGCTGACCAGCACCACCACCCACAACATCTGGCCGATGACCAAGGTCGGCATCAAGGAATACCCGCTGGTCGAGTACCTGGCCGGTCAACTGATGCTGTCGGATGAAGACCGTCTGAACGCGCTGAAGGAATACTTCCCGAACGCCAAAGCCGAAGACTGGCGCCTGTGGCAGGCCGGCCAACGCGTGCAAATCATCAAGCGTGATGAAGCCGCTGGCGGCGTGCTGAAACTGGGCACCGAAATCGTTGCTGCACAAGACGGCTCCATCGCCGGCCTGCTGGGTGCATCGCCAGGCGCGTCGACCGCTGCACCGATCATGCTGAGCGTGCTGCAGAAAGTCTTCAAAGACAAAGTCGCCACCCCTGAGTGGCAAGCCAAGCTGCACCAGATCGTGCCAAGCTACGGCACCCAGCTGAACAACGATCCGGCCAAAGTGGCACAAGAGTGGGCGTACACCGCCAAGATCCTCGAACTGCCAACCCCTCCGGTGATTGGTCAGGCTGCTGCTCCGGCCGCACCTGCAGCTGAAAAAGCTGAAGCACCGAAGGAAAATGCTGCACGTGACATGGCGCTGTAA
- a CDS encoding class I SAM-dependent methyltransferase has protein sequence MNQEEQLSADDLTLLQLGRRLQADGYRFITPTPLTHQRVNQRDEGQVADTLRDVFGWSRPFEPGLLSADEQRQLQEAQVIDVYDGRLKSRVRWSSLDDLLFVHSGFPTDAADSVFFGPDTYRFAQLIHAHLQQSFGPIQRAVDIGCGAGVGAILIARARREAQVLAVDINPAALRLTAINAALAEVANVEVQASDVLQGTEGNFDLIVANPPYMADPAGRAYRHGGGSLGAGLSLRIVEQALNRLAPGGSLLLYTGVAVVDGRDPFFDTVVPRLDSTRFGWTYRELDPDVFGEELLNPGYQRVDRIAVVALTVTRIG, from the coding sequence ATGAATCAGGAAGAACAACTGTCCGCCGATGACCTGACGCTGCTGCAGCTCGGCCGGCGCTTGCAGGCCGACGGCTACCGTTTCATCACGCCGACGCCCCTGACCCATCAGCGGGTCAATCAGCGTGACGAAGGGCAGGTCGCCGATACCCTGCGCGACGTGTTCGGCTGGTCGCGCCCGTTTGAACCGGGGCTGTTGTCCGCCGATGAACAGCGGCAATTGCAGGAGGCCCAAGTGATTGACGTCTACGACGGCCGCTTGAAGAGCCGGGTGCGCTGGTCGAGCCTGGATGACTTGTTGTTCGTGCATTCCGGCTTTCCCACCGATGCCGCCGATTCGGTGTTTTTCGGCCCTGACACTTATCGTTTTGCGCAACTGATTCACGCGCATCTGCAACAGAGCTTCGGGCCGATTCAACGCGCGGTGGATATCGGCTGCGGTGCCGGCGTCGGCGCCATCCTGATTGCTCGCGCCCGGCGTGAAGCGCAAGTGCTCGCGGTTGACATCAACCCCGCCGCGCTGCGCCTGACCGCGATCAACGCAGCATTGGCCGAGGTCGCCAATGTCGAGGTGCAGGCCAGTGATGTACTGCAGGGCACCGAAGGCAACTTCGACCTGATTGTCGCCAACCCGCCGTACATGGCCGATCCGGCCGGTCGTGCCTATCGGCATGGCGGTGGCTCGCTCGGCGCCGGGCTGTCGCTGCGCATCGTCGAGCAGGCGCTCAATCGGCTGGCCCCCGGTGGCTCGTTGCTGCTGTACACCGGCGTGGCGGTGGTCGATGGCCGCGATCCGTTTTTCGACACCGTGGTGCCGCGCCTGGATTCGACGCGATTCGGCTGGACCTATCGCGAATTGGATCCCGACGTGTTCGGTGAAGAGTTGTTGAACCCCGGTTACCAGCGCGTGGACCGGATCGCCGTGGTCGCGCTGACCGTGACCCGCATTGGCTGA
- the ligD gene encoding DNA ligase D — MTRNLDDYNRMRDFSATSEPAAVRRRGRSKATEHALQFCIQKHDASHLHYDFRLELDGALKSWAVPKGPSLDPKVKRLAVHVEDHPLDYATFEGSIPEGHYGAGDVIVWDRGVWIPQEDPAKAYAKGKLKFELQGEKLSGIWNLVRTHMPGKKENWFLIKHQDSAARPQDDYDVLSAEPHSVLSERTLISKPKLAAEQVKPAKKATAKPRKAASGTLTGARKAKLPAQLKPELATLVDSAPEGQWSYEIKFDGYRIMARIDHDQVQLFTRNGHDWTHKLPQQAQALAELGLESAWLDGEVVVTNEQGVPDFQALQNAFEAGRSASIMYYLFDMPYLNGVDLREVPVEERRAALSTVLGGHEQPLLRFSEAFDETADALLNSACQMQMEGLIGKRLGSPYVSRRSSDWIKLKCKHRQEFVVVGFTDPKGARSAFGALLLGLHDRDSGELRYAGKVGTGFNETTLKSILAQLKPLQVKKAAVVNPPSGFEAKGVHWLKPNLLAEVAFAEMTKDGSVRHAVFHGLRNDKPARSITEERAKPVKTSAKATPSKKAASSKKTAESKKATEPKKAEAAPSQLGLASGKVRITHPDRVIDAVSGTTKMQLAEYYASVAEWILPQLKDRPVALVRAPDGIAGELFFQKNAERLAIPGITTLDKDVTGQPVMLINNAEALIGAVQMSTVELHTWNATTVDLDKPNRFVLDLDPDPALPWKSMVEATALTLTVLDELGLKAFLKTSGGKGIHLVVPLTRKHGWDEVKDFSHAIVSHMAKLLPERFSAVSGPKNRVGRIFIDYLRNGLGATTICAYAARTREGLPVSVPLFREEVAEIKGGNQWNISNVHERLNEVGDEPWADLKKTRQSITAEMRKRVGMKR, encoded by the coding sequence ATGACCAGGAACCTTGACGACTACAACCGCATGCGTGACTTTTCCGCGACGTCGGAACCCGCCGCGGTCAGGCGCCGTGGCCGCAGCAAGGCCACTGAGCATGCGCTGCAGTTTTGCATCCAGAAGCACGACGCTTCGCACCTGCATTACGACTTTCGCCTCGAACTCGATGGTGCGCTGAAAAGCTGGGCGGTGCCCAAGGGGCCGTCGCTCGACCCCAAGGTCAAGCGTCTGGCGGTACACGTCGAAGACCATCCGCTGGATTACGCGACGTTCGAGGGCAGCATTCCCGAGGGGCATTACGGCGCCGGCGATGTGATCGTCTGGGATCGTGGCGTGTGGATTCCGCAGGAGGATCCGGCCAAGGCTTACGCCAAGGGCAAACTCAAGTTCGAGCTGCAGGGCGAGAAGCTATCCGGGATCTGGAATCTGGTGCGCACGCACATGCCGGGCAAGAAGGAAAACTGGTTTCTGATCAAACATCAGGACAGCGCCGCGCGCCCGCAAGACGACTATGATGTGCTCAGCGCGGAGCCGCACAGCGTGCTCAGCGAACGCACTCTGATCAGCAAACCCAAGCTCGCCGCCGAGCAAGTCAAGCCGGCGAAAAAGGCAACGGCGAAACCGCGCAAAGCGGCGTCCGGGACGCTCACCGGTGCGCGCAAGGCCAAACTGCCGGCGCAGCTCAAGCCGGAACTGGCGACGCTGGTCGACAGCGCACCGGAAGGGCAGTGGAGCTACGAGATCAAGTTCGATGGCTACCGGATCATGGCGCGCATCGATCACGATCAGGTGCAACTGTTCACCCGCAACGGTCACGACTGGACGCACAAACTGCCGCAACAGGCGCAAGCCCTCGCTGAGCTGGGGCTCGAATCCGCATGGCTAGACGGCGAAGTGGTGGTCACCAACGAGCAGGGTGTACCGGACTTTCAGGCGTTGCAAAACGCCTTCGAAGCCGGGCGCAGCGCCAGCATCATGTACTACCTGTTCGACATGCCGTACCTCAACGGTGTCGACCTGCGCGAAGTGCCGGTCGAGGAGCGTCGCGCGGCGTTGTCCACGGTGCTCGGCGGGCATGAGCAGCCGTTGCTGCGCTTCTCCGAAGCTTTCGATGAAACGGCGGACGCACTGCTCAACAGCGCCTGCCAGATGCAGATGGAAGGGTTGATCGGCAAACGTCTCGGCTCGCCTTACGTGTCGCGGCGCAGCAGTGACTGGATCAAGCTCAAGTGCAAGCATCGGCAGGAATTTGTGGTCGTCGGCTTTACCGATCCGAAAGGCGCGCGCAGTGCCTTCGGCGCGTTATTGCTGGGCCTGCATGATCGCGACAGTGGCGAGTTGCGCTATGCCGGCAAGGTCGGCACCGGTTTCAACGAAACCACACTGAAAAGCATCCTGGCCCAGCTCAAGCCGTTGCAGGTCAAGAAGGCGGCGGTGGTCAATCCGCCGAGCGGCTTCGAGGCCAAAGGCGTGCACTGGCTCAAACCGAATCTGTTGGCAGAAGTGGCGTTCGCCGAAATGACCAAGGACGGCTCGGTACGTCACGCCGTATTCCATGGTCTGCGCAATGACAAACCGGCCAGGTCGATTACCGAGGAGCGCGCGAAACCCGTGAAGACTTCAGCGAAAGCCACCCCGTCGAAAAAAGCTGCCTCGTCGAAGAAAACAGCAGAATCAAAGAAAGCCACTGAGCCGAAGAAAGCCGAAGCGGCGCCGTCCCAGCTGGGCCTCGCCAGCGGCAAAGTGCGCATCACCCACCCCGACCGGGTGATCGATGCGGTCAGCGGCACCACCAAGATGCAATTGGCCGAGTATTACGCCAGCGTCGCCGAGTGGATTCTGCCGCAGCTCAAGGATCGCCCGGTCGCACTGGTGCGGGCACCGGATGGCATCGCCGGCGAACTGTTTTTCCAGAAAAACGCCGAGCGCCTGGCGATTCCCGGCATCACCACGCTGGACAAGGACGTCACCGGCCAACCGGTGATGCTGATCAACAACGCCGAAGCCTTGATCGGCGCAGTGCAGATGAGCACGGTCGAATTGCACACCTGGAACGCCACCACCGTCGATCTGGACAAGCCTAACCGGTTTGTTCTCGACCTTGATCCGGATCCCGCGCTGCCGTGGAAAAGCATGGTCGAAGCCACGGCGCTGACCCTCACCGTGCTGGATGAACTCGGGCTCAAAGCCTTTCTCAAGACCAGTGGCGGCAAGGGTATTCACCTGGTGGTGCCGTTGACCCGCAAGCATGGCTGGGACGAGGTCAAGGATTTCAGCCATGCGATCGTCAGCCATATGGCCAAGCTGTTGCCGGAACGCTTTTCCGCGGTGTCCGGGCCGAAAAACCGTGTCGGGCGGATCTTTATCGATTACCTGCGCAACGGTCTGGGCGCCACCACCATTTGTGCCTATGCGGCGCGCACCCGGGAGGGACTGCCGGTGTCGGTACCGCTGTTTCGCGAAGAGGTGGCCGAGATCAAGGGCGGCAATCAGTGGAACATCAGCAATGTTCATGAGCGTCTGAACGAGGTCGGCGACGAGCCGTGGGCCGACCTGAAGAAAACCCGCCAGAGCATCACCGCAGAGATGCGCAAGCGGGTTGGCATGAAGAGATGA
- a CDS encoding DUF2388 domain-containing protein, producing MRKLVLISSLLLCLPVGSALARVDAGDVATSAGVSASLYSTFKDHKMVIPARDDLSAFVASGGAIRGVYLESVLQQVRHDNPGLNASDEDLANAILVHYEGLNQ from the coding sequence ATGCGCAAGTTAGTGCTCATTTCTTCTCTTCTGCTGTGCCTCCCTGTCGGCTCGGCTCTGGCCCGTGTCGATGCTGGCGATGTCGCCACCTCGGCGGGCGTTTCCGCATCGCTTTACTCGACCTTCAAGGATCACAAAATGGTGATCCCGGCGCGCGACGACCTGTCAGCGTTCGTCGCCAGCGGCGGGGCCATCCGTGGGGTTTATCTGGAGTCGGTGCTGCAACAGGTGCGGCACGACAACCCCGGCCTCAATGCCAGCGATGAAGACCTCGCCAACGCGATTCTGGTGCATTACGAAGGCCTCAATCAGTAG
- a CDS encoding NUDIX hydrolase, with product MDERRIRALAICVFHHNGKILVNEFRDPVSQQICFRPVGGGIEFGETSAEAIVREVQEELGLSMSDLRLLGTLESLFVYNGKPGHEIVQVYDATFADPGTYERAQIHGHESDGAPFIIRWHDSASFSEHGPLVPKGLHELLKSAGLLV from the coding sequence ATGGACGAACGACGTATTCGCGCGCTCGCAATCTGTGTTTTTCACCATAACGGCAAAATTCTGGTCAACGAATTTCGTGACCCGGTCAGCCAGCAAATCTGTTTTCGGCCTGTTGGCGGTGGTATCGAATTCGGCGAGACCAGTGCCGAGGCTATTGTGCGTGAAGTCCAGGAGGAGCTGGGCCTGTCCATGTCCGACTTACGACTGCTCGGCACACTTGAAAGTCTGTTCGTCTACAACGGCAAACCGGGGCATGAGATTGTCCAGGTCTACGATGCGACGTTTGCCGATCCTGGCACGTATGAACGTGCGCAAATTCATGGCCATGAAAGCGACGGGGCTCCCTTCATCATCCGCTGGCATGACAGTGCAAGTTTCAGCGAGCACGGGCCATTGGTTCCAAAGGGATTGCATGAGCTGCTGAAGAGCGCCGGATTGCTTGTTTGA
- a CDS encoding methyl-accepting chemotaxis protein codes for MSIKLRLRLLIATSLLTALIVSLVSYVGNTRMSAAVNDNAVSMSALRNHMEADMMHDALRADVYSAMLVGLGKSTGTAGEVRDSINEHATHFRDVLGENLKLPVNPTIKTALEQIKPSLDTYIEAAERIVGLALDNPDSAQRELGTFNVAFSQLETQMAALSELIESNTRDTSQATDSAIRNANLALGVVLLASLLLLVAQGRWVTRSIMGPLKSANHIAQSIAHGNLSEPINEPPGKDEASTLIRSLATMQRDLRNMIDVVRRNAHGVSGMSEQLSHGCHQVADSSQQQSAAAGTMAAAASQMTASIEEITRHAERALGMANQAESLAKSGGQVIHQVVSDMDDIARSAQQSAQVIRTLDQESEGIFNIIQVIKSIADQTNLLALNAAIEAARAGEQGRGFAVVADEVRSLAARTSASTQEIAAMVARIQHSTREAVSSMEAGVAQVDKGMAVTAEVERAIREILDATLSTTQLVNDITRTIGEQSQASNEIAHQVEMIAGMSEGNSKVIGQTANTTDELSSLAGALAQSVDRFRL; via the coding sequence GTGTCGATCAAATTGCGTTTGCGGCTGCTGATTGCAACCAGTCTGTTGACGGCGCTGATCGTGAGTCTGGTCAGCTATGTGGGGAATACGCGCATGTCCGCAGCGGTGAACGACAACGCGGTGAGCATGAGCGCGCTGCGTAATCACATGGAAGCCGACATGATGCACGACGCGCTGCGGGCCGATGTGTACTCGGCAATGCTGGTGGGCCTGGGCAAAAGCACCGGCACGGCTGGCGAGGTGCGGGACTCGATCAACGAACACGCCACGCATTTTCGCGACGTGCTGGGAGAAAACCTGAAGTTGCCGGTCAACCCCACCATCAAGACCGCGCTGGAGCAGATCAAGCCCAGCCTGGACACCTACATCGAGGCCGCCGAGCGCATCGTCGGCCTCGCATTGGACAACCCGGACAGCGCGCAGCGGGAACTCGGCACGTTCAATGTCGCGTTCAGTCAACTCGAAACGCAGATGGCCGCCCTCAGCGAACTGATTGAAAGCAATACCCGCGACACCAGCCAGGCCACAGACAGCGCCATTCGCAATGCCAACCTCGCCCTCGGCGTGGTGTTGCTCGCCAGTCTGTTGCTGTTGGTGGCGCAAGGGCGCTGGGTGACCCGCAGCATCATGGGCCCGCTGAAATCCGCCAACCATATTGCACAAAGCATCGCCCACGGCAATCTCAGCGAGCCGATCAACGAACCGCCCGGCAAGGACGAGGCCAGCACGCTGATCCGCAGCCTGGCGACCATGCAGCGCGACCTGCGCAACATGATCGACGTGGTGCGGCGCAACGCCCATGGCGTCAGCGGCATGAGCGAGCAACTGAGCCACGGCTGCCATCAGGTCGCTGACAGCAGTCAGCAGCAAAGCGCCGCGGCCGGCACCATGGCCGCCGCCGCGAGCCAGATGACCGCCAGTATCGAGGAAATCACCCGTCATGCCGAGCGCGCGCTGGGCATGGCCAATCAGGCCGAGTCGCTGGCCAAGAGCGGCGGGCAGGTGATCCATCAGGTGGTCAGCGACATGGACGACATCGCCCGCTCGGCGCAACAGTCGGCGCAGGTCATCCGTACGCTGGATCAGGAGTCCGAAGGCATCTTCAACATCATTCAGGTGATCAAGAGCATCGCCGATCAGACCAACCTGCTGGCGCTCAACGCCGCCATCGAGGCGGCGCGGGCCGGCGAGCAGGGCCGGGGTTTTGCCGTGGTTGCCGACGAAGTGCGCAGCCTGGCGGCACGCACCAGTGCCTCAACCCAGGAAATCGCTGCGATGGTCGCACGCATCCAGCATAGCACACGCGAGGCGGTCAGCAGCATGGAGGCCGGCGTGGCCCAGGTCGACAAGGGCATGGCGGTCACCGCTGAAGTCGAACGGGCGATCCGCGAGATCCTCGACGCCACCCTCAGCACCACGCAACTGGTCAACGACATCACCCGCACCATCGGCGAGCAAAGCCAGGCCAGCAACGAAATCGCCCATCAGGTGGAAATGATCGCCGGGATGTCCGAGGGCAACAGCAAGGTGATCGGGCAGACGGCCAATACTACCGATGAGCTGTCGAGTCTGGCGGGGGCGCTGGCGCAGTCGGTGGATCGGTTTCGGTTGTAG
- a CDS encoding tellurite resistance TerB family protein, with protein sequence MNTSDLLEQLLRGQASAGQQGAGSAGGGLGGLGGLLGGLLGGGASTGASGAQSGGLGGLGGLGGLLGGLLGGGSGGGLGGALGGALGGGGTQSRSGGTNYAALASLGMMAFQAYQAWQRSQASAAPQQIPQTANLLAGPEVEEHGHAVLRALIAAAKADGEIDAREQQMINSEISKHTDDPQLQQWFESEVAKPLDANEVATAANDDPAMAAEMYLVSVILVDDQQDAERNYLDELAAALKIDPQLQVHLEQQAKGTV encoded by the coding sequence ATGAACACCAGTGATTTGCTCGAACAACTGCTGCGGGGCCAGGCCTCGGCGGGACAACAAGGTGCTGGTTCGGCCGGCGGTGGGCTGGGTGGGTTGGGCGGCTTGCTTGGCGGTCTGTTGGGTGGCGGCGCGAGTACCGGCGCCAGTGGCGCGCAGTCTGGCGGGCTGGGCGGCTTGGGCGGCTTGGGCGGTTTGCTCGGTGGCCTGCTCGGCGGCGGTAGCGGTGGTGGCCTGGGCGGTGCACTTGGCGGTGCACTCGGTGGCGGCGGTACACAAAGTCGTTCTGGCGGCACCAATTACGCGGCGCTGGCCTCGCTGGGGATGATGGCGTTCCAGGCGTATCAGGCCTGGCAACGCAGTCAGGCTTCGGCGGCGCCACAACAGATCCCGCAAACGGCGAATCTGCTGGCCGGGCCCGAAGTCGAGGAACACGGGCATGCTGTGCTGAGGGCGCTGATCGCGGCAGCCAAGGCTGATGGCGAGATCGACGCCCGGGAACAACAGATGATCAACAGTGAAATCAGCAAGCACACCGACGATCCGCAATTGCAGCAGTGGTTCGAAAGCGAAGTTGCCAAACCGCTGGATGCCAACGAAGTCGCCACGGCTGCCAACGATGACCCGGCCATGGCCGCTGAAATGTATTTGGTCAGCGTGATCCTGGTCGACGATCAACAGGACGCCGAACGCAACTACCTGGATGAACTGGCTGCCGCGCTGAAGATTGACCCGCAATTGCAGGTGCATCTGGAACAACAGGCCAAGGGGACGGTTTAA
- a CDS encoding iron-containing redox enzyme family protein yields the protein MTALTPLHAPSAQQQPITADGDLRRIYEALLLEDAPETLALDFLAEQLQRAALLPEELPQDPSAWQNWVAGHCTEVARQYADYLQQRQAGGPRQFFSNKAHALYFLQAVAPTKLVDGAWLYGLLPQWRDPRFDGLLCTYLEELGDGNPAQNHVVIYRKLLAEHGLQDASTIADERYLQGALQLALGACGESLLPEVIGYNLGYEQLPLHLLISAYELSELGIDPYYFTLHVTIDNASTGHAQKAVQSVLDLLPLEADRDEFLRRVSLGYRLNDLGQGSRAIIEGFDLEQEVLAMLERKRPFGQHMHSDYCRFEGKTVNQWLATPEQLPGFLQAMQDKGWIKRNEDPQASRFWQLIDGDGAAMFGVFSPYEKQLLHDWIAGDWTPAEQRKAPRRSRQIATPDAAVPEHDPDVQRLTFALQGQDGHAQMATLIPWLTPARHAHPAGLLATRRFIELKSSLR from the coding sequence ATGACTGCCCTGACCCCTCTGCATGCGCCGAGTGCGCAGCAACAGCCCATCACTGCCGACGGTGACCTGCGGCGTATTTATGAGGCGCTGTTGCTTGAGGATGCGCCTGAAACCCTCGCGCTGGATTTTCTCGCCGAGCAGTTGCAACGTGCCGCGCTGTTGCCCGAAGAACTTCCGCAGGATCCGTCGGCGTGGCAAAACTGGGTCGCCGGGCACTGCACAGAAGTTGCCCGACAGTACGCCGATTACCTGCAACAGCGTCAGGCCGGCGGACCGCGTCAGTTCTTCAGCAACAAGGCTCACGCGTTGTACTTTCTGCAAGCCGTCGCGCCGACCAAACTGGTCGATGGCGCGTGGCTGTACGGCTTGTTGCCGCAGTGGCGCGACCCGCGTTTCGACGGGTTGCTGTGTACCTATCTGGAAGAACTGGGCGACGGTAATCCTGCGCAAAACCACGTGGTGATCTACCGCAAATTGCTCGCCGAACACGGCCTGCAGGACGCCAGCACCATCGCTGATGAGCGCTATCTGCAAGGCGCGCTGCAACTGGCGCTCGGTGCCTGTGGCGAAAGCTTGCTGCCGGAGGTGATCGGCTACAACCTCGGCTACGAACAATTGCCGCTGCACTTGCTGATCAGTGCCTATGAACTCAGCGAGCTGGGCATCGATCCGTACTACTTCACCCTGCATGTGACCATCGATAACGCCAGCACCGGCCATGCGCAAAAAGCCGTGCAGTCGGTGCTCGACCTGCTGCCGCTGGAAGCCGATCGCGACGAATTCCTGCGCCGTGTTTCGCTGGGCTATCGACTCAACGACCTTGGGCAGGGCAGTCGCGCGATCATCGAGGGTTTTGACCTGGAGCAGGAAGTGCTGGCGATGCTCGAACGCAAGCGCCCGTTCGGTCAGCACATGCACTCCGACTACTGCCGCTTCGAAGGCAAAACCGTCAATCAGTGGCTGGCCACTCCCGAGCAGCTACCGGGTTTCCTGCAGGCGATGCAAGACAAGGGCTGGATCAAACGCAACGAAGATCCACAAGCCAGCCGTTTCTGGCAGTTGATCGACGGCGACGGCGCGGCAATGTTCGGCGTGTTCAGCCCGTATGAAAAGCAGCTGCTGCACGACTGGATCGCGGGTGACTGGACACCGGCCGAGCAACGCAAAGCACCAAGACGCAGCCGTCAGATCGCCACCCCCGACGCCGCCGTGCCCGAACACGATCCCGATGTGCAGCGCCTGACATTTGCGCTGCAAGGTCAGGACGGACACGCGCAAATGGCCACGCTGATCCCGTGGCTGACACCGGCCCGCCATGCTCACCCGGCGGGGCTGCTGGCGACACGTCGCTTCATCGAACTCAAATCCAGTCTGCGCTAA